From Pan troglodytes isolate AG18354 chromosome 1, NHGRI_mPanTro3-v2.0_pri, whole genome shotgun sequence:
agccaccgtgtctaaccaaaaataaatttttaaaagtgtttttggccagacgtggtgcctgtaatcccaacacttcgggaggccgaggcgagtggatcacttgaggtcaggagttcgagaccaccctgaccaacatggtgaaaccctgtctctattaaaaatacaacattagccaggcgtggtgacacatgcctgtagtcccagctacttgggaggctgagtgagtagaatcccttgaacccgggaagcggaggttgcagtgatccgaaatcacaccattgcaccccagcctgggcaacacgagcaaaactccatctaaaaaaaaaaaaaaaaaaaaagtgaagaaactaGATCTGAAGCCTTAATTTTCTCCCCTATAAACAGGACTTAACGATACTGTCAGCTATCTTATTACCGCAAAGATTTAAAGAGAGACTATTGATACACGTGCTTTGTGCTTTTACCTTAAAGCACTACACAAATAGAAGGAGTTTCAGGACTGTCCCTTAAGGGTTTACTCTATTAACCATTTTCGAGTCCTTAAATTCCCTAGGAGAAGCAATTAAGAACCAGGCATCAGTAGAGTATGTTGAATTAAAAGGTTCTACAGCTGTATTTTGAGGCCCGGAAGAGACACAAACAGGACTTTCTATGGCTAGGCAGAGCAGGAGTCACCAGTTAGGAAAAATCCCCAGGGTCAGAAACCACCTCCCTGCCAAATTTgccctgctgcctgtttttgtatggccCACAAGCTAAGAatcattttggtatttttaaatggttgaaaaaaatgggccgggcacagtggctcatgcctgtaattccagcactttgggaggctgaggtgggagaactgcttgagcccagtagttcaggaccagcctgggcaatacagtgagaccttgtctctacaaaaaaaatttttttaattagctgggtgtggtgacctgcacctgtggtcccagctacttgggaggctgaggcaggaggatggcttgagccctggaggtcaaaactgcagtgagctatgattgcaccccaCCCccgcactctaccctgggcaacaaagcaagatcctgtctcaaaaaaaaaaaaaaaaaaaaaaatttaaaactttagtgACACAAGTCTGATTGGAACACAGCTGCGcccatttgtttacttattgtctatggctgctttgtGCTGCTACAGTAGAGAAGCTGCAACAGAGATGATAGGGCCTGCAAAGCCTAACATATTTATCATCTACTTCTGTAGAGAAAAAGTTTGCCCAACCCTCTACTAAAGCTAAAGAGGAGTCTCATTTTGTGATGAAAGAGGCAGGCAACCAATAGTCAACAGTAAGGAGGAGAGGAATGTAGCGATGGGAGAGAGGAAGGGTGACCTTGTTCCAGGGGAGATGATCTCTGCCTGTCTCATCAAGGGGAGGGCCTTTTAGCCTAGGGATCCCAGGGGTACAGTCTGCTCCTTTTTTTATAATCCCACCCTCTTTCCcccagtttcttttccttttcactcAAAGTTCAGTGGAGCTATCTCAAGAGATTCAGGTAAGGCTCAGAAGAGTACAGCACACAAACATGCCGACCCAACCTAGCCTTCCTCCCCCAGCACAGGGCTCTTCCCAGGCCTCTCAGCACAGCTCTCCAGTGCTCACAGGAGAAATGCTCTGCTCTGGCCAGCTTCCAGCCAACTCTGCACCTCCCCTTCAGCTGGCAGAGCTGATGGCTCCCTGGCATCTGACTGCCATATCTCGTGCATACCTTGTTTTGGACTAATCTTATACATTCCTCCCTCAAATCCTTTCTTCCTTCAGACTCAGCCTTGAAACACCCTCTTCTTGAGTTTTCCCAGTCTCCTAGGTCAGGAAGCCCAAAAGTCAGATTCAGGGTTTATGCTGGCTACTTTGAGGTTAACCCAAACTTTTTCTGTCTCTTGTTGACAGACTTAGACTTAGGTACTTTCCTGAGGCTTTCTACTTCCTTTAGACGGTGTCTCTGCCCTTTAAAGCTGACAGCTCTTCATCACCTACCTGTGGCAAACCACCTCTACTTGAAACACACACCTCCCCAAACCATAATTTCTACGGTAGCATGATTCTCCATGGTTCAAAGAGAGGAGAGGGCTTCCTGGGTCAGTTTACTCTGGTGGGGAAGATGCTAACATGAAGTCTCTATTTGTAAACCTGGGGACAAGGGGAGAGCAAGGAATGAGAGAGGGTCTGGCTGGAGAGAATCTGGAGGGAGGCTCTCCTGGCATCTTGTTCTCTCTACACCCCCCCACCCTCCATGTCCATCTAGAGTCTTCCACCAGAGCTCTTTTCTTACAGGTTTCCTGGGAGAAGGTGGCTTAAGGCTGAGACACTTATGCCCTGGGCCAGCCACTGGATTCCTGTGCTCTGCTTCACTCCTAGTTACCAGAAAGGTGGAATCTGGATGAGTGGAGGTGAGGAGAAGGTTCAAACTCTCCACCAGACCCACGCTGCAGCTGTGAGCACCTGCTTACAGGgaggcctgggggttggggaagtCCAGGAGCTAAATTTAGTCCAAAAGCTGCAACTTAAATTGGGTGGGTATTTACCCTGGGGAagctgggagggggaggggagaggaatccTGACCCAGCTGAACTTGTGAGAGCACAGATCACCCCTAGTGTCACTGATACTCAAACCACAACCCCCTCCCCCAGCACACCCTCAGAAAGGAGGCATCCTCAACAATTTGCAGGCCTTTTGCATGCTTGATCTCTCTTGTGCATATCAAGTTTGTTCTTATCACCACCCCACCCTCATCTCAATTCTCAGGGGTCCAGTTCCTCTGAGTCCTTCCCTAAATTCCCACTACTGCACCAAACCCAGGGGCCCTCCCCACATTCCTCTGCCCTCAGGCTGCAGCTTCTGCTCTCCCAAGTCCCTCCAGAGGGTTTCAGAGGTCAGCGAACAGGTGTCTGGCCACACTACTCCCCTCTACGGGGCCAAGAAAAGGGATTGCTTGGGGTCGGGTTCCCTTTCCTGAGAACTTCCACATTGACCCCATAATGACCTCAGTGACCAGAGGAAGGAATCCTTAGGGGCTGCACTGAGTCCTAGCTCTAAAATAAGAGGGGAAAGGGAGCAGACCCCCAGATGAGAGCCCACCTCCTGAGAGGTCAGAGGCTGGAGGCCGAGAGGGAGCTCATGGGCGGGCAGAAAGAGAAATGGGGTGCTGAAGCCGGGGAGCCCTGCGAGGGGCTGCGACCGCACCTCCACCTGCGATTGGTTCTCAGGCTCAGGGCAAACGCCAAACCTGCCCAGCAACAGCCCTGAGCAGAGGGAGGGGAGCTTCGGGGAAGTCAGCTGAGCCGGCACCGCCCAGCTCTGGGCTTCCAGGAATCGCTGGGAGGGCCCCagcctccaccccacccctccctggGTCTCAGGACTCTGCCTTCGGCCTTCTATACCGACTGGGCGGGCTCGGATCCCGTTTCCCTGGCCCCCCACATCTGTGATTCCCTGCTGAGGCCTCTTTAGGCTCAGCAGAGACGTTGGAACTGGGCTTTCCTTGTGGCCCCCTTTCCTCGCTCCCTGCCCTGGGCTGACGTCAGTTTTATCTTCCTTCTCCATTCCCTTTTGCCTCCTTCCCCACTCGCTCTCCTCTTAAGATGTCCAAATTCTTCCTTCTCGGCCACTTTCAACCCAGAGAAAGCCCGAGTCCCAAAGCAACAGGAAGATGTGCGGGGGACCGCGAGTGTGGGGACATCCTGCCGCCTCGGGCAACTCTGTCGTCCCCCACAGGGTTCAGGTGCTCAGAAAACAGCAGCCACTGAGTTCACTGTTTCCGCAGGCCCCGTATTCCCGGCCGTGCTCAGCTGGGCTTGTGGAGTCGCGAGCGGGGGCGCTCCTGCGGCACCGCCCCTCCTGGGCAGCCCGGCTTCCAGGAGAGACTCGGCCTCAGTCTCCGAATGGCAGGGGTCTGGGAGAGGATGTGATGGCAAAGCCCTGCCCCTCTCAGGCCGCCTCTAGCAAGTTCTCTACCTTGAGAGAAGCGagtaggaggaggaaggaggccaGGCTGAGCCATCTCTAAGGAATGTGGCTTTGGCAGGACATCCAGTGCTGCCCCGCTCCTCCCTCAGCCCCGCCCAGGGCCCCGGAGCCGGGCcgggctcctcctcctccaggggaAGGGCTCGGGGCAGGaatcccttccctttccccaccccagGAGAAGCCCCAGAGCGTAGGGAAATGCGTACggcagaaagagagacagaaggcAGGGCTAGAGAAAGGGAACAGGAAAAAAGAGCTTCGACAAGCCAACTGCCCTTCGCTCAGGCCCCAGCGGAAAGGCGCAGATACCCGGAGACTTCCCAGAGAGACTCGACCCACCAAAAAGCGCACCGCGGCCGCGCAGCCCTTCCTTCAGCTCTGGAACCCAGCGCCCCACACCTAAAATGGGAGAACTGGTGACCTCTAGTGGCCCATGACCAGCCTGCAGGGCCTGGGGCTGGCGGGGATTCTCTGACCCAAACTCTCCTGGGCTCTAATGCTGTTCCCCTGCCCACCCTACCTTCTGCCTTCACACTGCTGAGGGGTCCGTAGCCGACAAGGAAGAGCTCATTTCTCATTTGTCATGAccatctttaataaaaaataaattagttctgGGTGGGAACCATATCAGGAGGCAGGGAGTGGGGCTAGGGGCTGGGCGGGGTTGGGGGGGGAGCGCATGCTCACATTTCTCTTTTTCACCCTCTGCCCAGCTGGGCCTTGCTCTGGAGAGGCAGTCTctttcctcctgccttcctggGTAAGGCAGGATTGGCAGTGGCTGACCCCAGCCCTAGCTAATTAGGGAGGCAGGGGCAGAGATACTAGGCAAATGAGAAGGGGTCAGAGACACAGGGCAGCTTAGAAGATGTGAGGTCTGAACATGAGAAATGAGGCTTAGGGCACAAAACTGGAGTTGGTGGGGAGACCACACTCTAAGTAGCTCAGATTAGCAAGGAACTGCAGACTTGCTTTCCTCTCCACCTAGGAAAGTCTCAGGGAAACAGGTCGTGTCCTTCTCAGTCTGTGTAACCTCTTTTTGAAAAGTGATACACGTTTGAGCACACACATATCCATGCAGTCCCAAAAGCACACCTGAGGCATATGTGCACACACCCATCACACCACCACATGGGCCTGACCACAGCCCTGAAAGTCACTTTCTGTCAGTCACCTTGCCACCCTCTGTCACCTGGAGGACATCCCTGCTGAGACTGGGACAGGCTGGAGAGCCAGGGGGTTCAGAGTGGGCCGATCAATGGGTGACCGATGGTGGCACAGAAAACCGTGAAGGTGCCCCGGACCCCTTTCAGGAGGGATCCTGGGGAGACCGCTCCAGGACATGTGCGCAAGAGCGGCAACAGGTGGCTGTGTAGTAGGGGTAGACGCAGAGCCGGGCCTGTACCACCAGGGGGCAATGTGGAGAGCTGTCCTTGCATTGATCATCTGGGGACAGAGGAGACCAGTGGGCACAAGAGAGTCACCAGGACCCACCCGTCCGGGAATGGGTGTGCTGCCCATTCCCACTGGTCCTTTCTCATCTCCTCCCATACTTCAGCTAATCCACTGTATTGGGGATTGGGGAGAGGGGGCTCTTTACCAGGGCGCTGGCTGCAGGGTTGGCTGTTACAGGGGCGCTTCCTGGAGGGCCGCAGTTGAGGAGGGCATCGGGTGCTGAGGGTCTGGTTGGTGCTCAGGCACTGGACCTCCCGTGTCTGCGTTCCCCCTTGGCAGGAGCGAGAACACTGGGGCGACCCCAGCCATCATATCAGACCTTTGCCAGGCCTGGGATTCTCCTTAACCCCTGGCTGCCACCTGTCTCCCCAAAAGGTGGTGGTGGGGACCCTCCAAGGACATTGTGAAATCCCAAATGGAGAGGGCCCATCTTTCCTCCAAGTCTATAAGAAGTAGGACAGTGGTAACGCTTGGCTGGGCTTATTCTGGGGCACAGAGAGACCTGGAGGGGGTACAGCGAGAGGAGCTCCCCTCCCCTAGGGGCCCAGGCTGAGCAGGACAGGACAGCGCAGCCAGGCACTCACTGGGCTCCAGGGCGTGGAAAACCATCGATCCTGGCAGGCCTGCCCTTGACAGGGCTGCAGGGCGGGGGGCCTGGGGAGGTGAGAACAGTTGCTTGGAGAAGTCACATTGAACTCCGTCCCCAGTTTGGATACACAGATGATGTCTCTACGCTGTGTGCCAGAGCCACATTCGGAGGAGCACTAGTGTAGGGGGAGGGCAGGGTGATGAAGGGAGGGGAGGACAGAGAGCACCCCAAGTGCCCACAAGGAATCCCACTGGGACTGGCACCCCCTTCCTGCTCTCAGCAGGCGCTCAGCTTACCTCACCCCAGGGCCCCGTGTACCAGCGCCAAGTTCTCTCACAGGGCCCCAGGCTGCAGGCGCGCATGTCAGGGGGCCGGCTTCCTGTTGGACAGCTCTGCCCAGTTCCTGCTCCTGCTTCCCCCTGGCCTGGCCCGAGGGCTGCCCCACTCCCAAGGCAGACCACAGAGCGCCGCTGGATTCCCGTCCCACACTCGGCTGAGCACTGCGGAGGAGGAGAGCGGCCTGTGTGAGGGGCCTGCTGGTGACTGGCACAAGGGACAGTAGGGGGTCAGGGAGGGATGCATCCTGGGTCCGAATCCTGGGTGGGTGGGAATGTCCCCGGGTACCAGGCCTGGACGAGGAATCCTAGCCGGGCCCCTCATGGAATTTGTTCTCACTTATCTCTGAGTTCCCAGGGTCAGGCATATAGCAGGTGCTTGATCAATACAAGTTTATTGAGCTGTGCTGGAAAGGCTGAGGTGTCCTGGGCATGGTTACCCAGGATGCAGGACATGGCTGGGGGTTCCGGGCTCACCTTGGAGCTCCAGTCGCTGTGGAACCAGGCGGTAGTACAGGGCCCCATGTCACAGGCCTCTCTGCTGGGGGGCTGCGGGGGGCCTGACGCACACTCCTGCTCGCTCACTTCATCACCATTGTTCCCAACACAGCGAACCTGCCGGCTTCTCTGGCCCCGGCCGCACCGCACGGAGCACTGAGGGGGCGAGGGGAATCCAGGGAGCTGGGCTTCCCAGACCTTCTCAGCCAGCTTCCAGCTCTAGGCTTCAGAACCAGGCTCTGCCTTCGATCCCCAGCCCAGCAGTCACATGGCTTCGTGGGCTGAGGAGGAGGCTGAGCCCTAGGGCCCTGGGCCCCCAGTCCCTGGTTCAGTCCCTTATCTGACTTCTATATTGGGGGTCCATATGAAACCCTGTTTGTAAATAGTTTCTGCTGAtgaaaaagaagttgaaaaacCACTGCTGTTGTTCACCTGTGCCCATTCCCCTCCCCAGCACCTCCTTGCCTGGGCAAACTCACCTGGCTCCAAGGAGAGCCAACTTCCCAATGGCCACAGAGGCGCAGCTGGCAAGACTGGGTGATGTTGGGCCGGGGGAGATGTCCACAGCGCTCCGGGGGCACCGAGGAGCCACCCCCCCCAAATTCCTGCCGGCACTGCAGCTGGCGGTGCTGGGTGCCGGGGCCACAGGAGCGGCTGCAGGATGTCCACTCGCCAGCCTCCCAGCTGCAGGCACCAGCAGGGCAGGGAAGAGGCGGAGACATAGATGAGATGTGTGGGGCTGCCGTGGCAGCGGAGATGGAAGACACACTGGACGTGGGGGCCTCAGAGGAGAGTGTGAGTTTGGAGTCTGGGTTCCTGGGGGGCTCAGCCTGCCATGGCTTTCTTGCTGCCTACCGAATGTCTGCCTTTCTAATCTAATGTTGTCTCTCTGCAGCCAGGAGATGTTGCGTTGAGTGCAGAGTTCAGGTAAGATTCTGGGGGCAACTGCTGTGTTTCCAGTACCCTAACCCTCCCCGTGGGCTCCCCCATACTCACTATGGGGGGCATGGGGTGCCGTGGCAGGGTTCAGGGGAGGCTGGGGGCCTGGCACCCGCGGCACAGCTGCGTTCATCCAGTTCCTCTCCCGACTCACGGGAGATGCAGAGGAAAATGGGGCGCCAGACACCTGAGTGGGTGAGAAGGCagccagggaggcaggaggctAGAGCCCGAGCTCAGTGGTGTCCCAGACGCAGGGTCGGGCGTGGCCCCACAATCCGGGATGCGGGAGTGTCAGTTGGGGGGTTTGGACCGAGATGCGGGGAACGCACTGCGATGTCTCACCTTTCCCGCAGGACGCTGAGCATGCAGAGTGTCCCACTCGTTtccagtacgcagctggagacCCCAGGGGTGTCCTGGGATGGGGCGGGGCGGGCATCTGGGGGATCCGCACCTGACGCTGGAGGGTGCCTGGGGTCCGGGCTGGGCGGGGTGCCGGAGCAAGTGGGGGCTCCACCCTCAGAATCTCTGTGCAGGGGAGCAGGTGAATCAGATGCCACCCCACTGCCCCGAGCCAGCcctgcagcctctccctcctccttccaaaTGCAGGGGTCAGAGTCTTACCCGGCTGAAGCTGGGGGACAGGGGGCTCTGGGGTGGGGTTCTCAAGGATTGGAGGAGGTGAAGAGATGACATACTGATAAAAAACGCCTGGGTTTTCCTCCTGAAAGATCATCTGGGGCGAAGAGAAGATAATGAATATGTGCGGGTGGCCGGAAGAGGATGCCACCAGCTCTCTCTCCCATCTTGACAACCACAGCTCTGCCCTTAGAGGGAACAGCCTCCCTCCCCAGCATTCAGCTGCCCCTGGCCCCAGGCTCACATAGACATCCACAGGCTGGGTGGTGGGGCCTTCAGCCGACAGACTCTCCCCTTTGCCCTCCTCCCTGGGAGGACGGTTATATCGAAAGACGGTCCCGCCGGCCCTGTAGGACCCAGGGGGATCCACAGCCCAGTTCCCATTGATGATGGACCGGCCCCCAGGGCCACGAAGTGCTGCGGGTCAGAGGTGAGAGATCGGGAAATTCCAGGGTGATAATACCTTCCTCCTCCCACACCGTGTCCTTAGCCTATAGAAGCTCCCACCAGAACCTAAGATCCCCCCAAGCCCTCTCAGCTTCCTCACTCCTTCCACGAGGGGAGGGGCTAGGCCCTGGACTTCCCCCTGTTTGGCTTGCTCACTGCTCTGAGTGGGGGTATGGAGGGCCGAACAGAGACGgaagtggaaggggaggcagctGGGTGCTCACCCAGGTAGTTGGAGCTAGGCCGGAGCTGGGCAATCTGGAGCCGCGAGGCTCCCGCTGGAATCCACAAGATCTTCTGATAGCCCAGGGGGCCGCCTCGGTCAGTGAGGTTCCCCGAAACAAGGCGACAGGTAGAATCATCACCCCCACAGACTCCACAGCCATCAGGACGCCTGCCAGAGCCAAGGATCCCATCACAGCCGGGGCTCTGGAGAGAGTGAGGTGAGGCAGCGGCCACAGAACGCCAGACACCACCTCAACCCCACCCCGGTCCCCTCGGGAGCCTCAGCTCACTACCCTGCTTTTTGTGCCACAAGTGAGAGCACAAAAACAGCCCCACCATCCCCAGCCAGACCCAGGGACACGGACAGGCGCCCAATCAGATCCTT
This genomic window contains:
- the ADAMTSL4 gene encoding ADAMTS-like protein 4 isoform X1, which encodes MLAPRRAPSTPRCLRSFCDQSAPAFPWGSRGGAMESWTGRPWLYLLLLLSLPQLCLDQEVLSGHSLQTPTEEGQGPEGVWGPWVQWASCSQPCGVGVQRRSRTCQLPTVQLRPSLLLPPRPPRHPEALLPRGQGPRPQTSPETLPLYRTQSRGRGGPLRGPASHLGREETQEIRAARRSRLRDPIKPGMFGYGRVPFALPLHRNRRHPRRPPRSELSLISSRGEEPIPSPTPRAEPFSANGSPQTELPPTELSVHTPSPPAEPLSPETAQTEVAPRTRPAPLRHHPRAQASGTEPPSPTHSLGEGGFFRASPQPRRPSSQGWASPQVAGRRPDPFPSVPRGRGQQGQGPWGTGGTPHWPRLEPDPQHPGAWLPLLSNGPHASSLWSLFAPSSPIPRCSGESEQLRACSQAPCPPEQPDPRALQCAAFNSQEFMGQLYQWEPFTEVQGSQRCELNCRPRGFRFYVRHTEKVQDGTLCQPGAPDICVAGRCLSPGCDGILGSGRRPDGCGVCGGDDSTCRLVSGNLTDRGGPLGYQKILWIPAGASRLQIAQLRPSSNYLALRGPGGRSIINGNWAVDPPGSYRAGGTVFRYNRPPREEGKGESLSAEGPTTQPVDVYMIFQEENPGVFYQYVISSPPPILENPTPEPPVPQLQPEILRVEPPLAPAPRPARTPGTLQRQVRIPQMPAPPHPRTPLGSPAAYWKRVGHSACSASCGKGVWRPIFLCISRESGEELDERSCAAGARPPASPEPCHGTPCPPYWEAGEWTSCSRSCGPGTQHRQLQCRQEFGGGGSSVPPERCGHLPRPNITQSCQLRLCGHWEVGSPWSQCSVRCGRGQRSRQVRCVGNNGDEVSEQECASGPPQPPSREACDMGPCTTAWFHSDWSSKCSAECGTGIQRRSVVCLGSGAALGPGQGEAGAGTGQSCPTGSRPPDMRACSLGPCERTWRWYTGPWGECSSECGSGTQRRDIICVSKLGTEFNVTSPSNCSHLPRPPALQPCQGQACQDRWFSTPWSPCSRSCQGGTQTREVQCLSTNQTLSTRCPPQLRPSRKRPCNSQPCSQRPDDQCKDSSPHCPLVVQARLCVYPYYTATCCRSCAHVLERSPQDPS
- the ADAMTSL4 gene encoding ADAMTS-like protein 4 isoform X2, with translation MESWTGRPWLYLLLLLSLPQLCLDQEVLSGHSLQTPTEEGQGPEGVWGPWVQWASCSQPCGVGVQRRSRTCQLPTVQLRPSLLLPPRPPRHPEALLPRGQGPRPQTSPETLPLYRTQSRGRGGPLRGPASHLGREETQEIRAARRSRLRDPIKPGMFGYGRVPFALPLHRNRRHPRRPPRSELSLISSRGEEPIPSPTPRAEPFSANGSPQTELPPTELSVHTPSPPAEPLSPETAQTEVAPRTRPAPLRHHPRAQASGTEPPSPTHSLGEGGFFRASPQPRRPSSQGWASPQVAGRRPDPFPSVPRGRGQQGQGPWGTGGTPHWPRLEPDPQHPGAWLPLLSNGPHASSLWSLFAPSSPIPRCSGESEQLRACSQAPCPPEQPDPRALQCAAFNSQEFMGQLYQWEPFTEVQGSQRCELNCRPRGFRFYVRHTEKVQDGTLCQPGAPDICVAGRCLSPGCDGILGSGRRPDGCGVCGGDDSTCRLVSGNLTDRGGPLGYQKILWIPAGASRLQIAQLRPSSNYLALRGPGGRSIINGNWAVDPPGSYRAGGTVFRYNRPPREEGKGESLSAEGPTTQPVDVYMIFQEENPGVFYQYVISSPPPILENPTPEPPVPQLQPEILRVEPPLAPAPRPARTPGTLQRQVRIPQMPAPPHPRTPLGSPAAYWKRVGHSACSASCGKGVWRPIFLCISRESGEELDERSCAAGARPPASPEPCHGTPCPPYWEAGEWTSCSRSCGPGTQHRQLQCRQEFGGGGSSVPPERCGHLPRPNITQSCQLRLCGHWEVGSPWSQCSVRCGRGQRSRQVRCVGNNGDEVSEQECASGPPQPPSREACDMGPCTTAWFHSDWSSKCSAECGTGIQRRSVVCLGSGAALGPGQGEAGAGTGQSCPTGSRPPDMRACSLGPCERTWRWYTGPWGECSSECGSGTQRRDIICVSKLGTEFNVTSPSNCSHLPRPPALQPCQGQACQDRWFSTPWSPCSRSCQGGTQTREVQCLSTNQTLSTRCPPQLRPSRKRPCNSQPCSQRPDDQCKDSSPHCPLVVQARLCVYPYYTATCCRSCAHVLERSPQDPS